ATCGCGCCGTCGGCGACGTCGAGCACGGTGGCGCGGACCGAGACCGCCACATCCTCGAGCGTGCACAACCCTGCCTCCGCCGACCCCGAGTCCCATAGGGCGTAGGCGCCGCCGCAGACCTCGGTCACCCCCGGAACGTCCAGCACCGCGAGCGCGTTCGGCGTGCCTCCGACCGCGACGGTCGGGCACGTCATGCCGTCCGCCCGCACCTCTCCCGCGACCTCGACCAGCGTGCGTGCCATCGCGCGGCCGCATTCGTCCCAGTTCCGAACCTCGTCATCGGTGGCCGGGCCCCAGTAACCGGTGACACCGTCCAGATGCACCCCTGGGGTGGTCTCGACCAATCGCGCCAGGTCGAGAACTCGCTCCGGAGCGATTCCCCGGTCGTCGAAGTGCACGTCGATCCGCAAGGCCAGATCGGTGCCCGCCGCAGTGCACAACACGCCCAGTTGCCGGACCGCATCGGGATCTCCGACATGCGCGGAAACTGTCGCACCGCGCGCATCAGCGAAAGCAGAAAAATCGGCAAAGAACGACCAACGCTCTGGTGATATCAACGGCCAAGCAAGC
The nucleotide sequence above comes from Amycolatopsis sp. AA4. Encoded proteins:
- a CDS encoding alanine racemase yields the protein MFVSRPVVERNIERYHARFKCSSVALRAHVKGHRTVELARFQEAAGASGIAVHTTAEARRYLASGITDIVLAWPLISPERWSFFADFSAFADARGATVSAHVGDPDAVRQLGVLCTAAGTDLALRIDVHFDDRGIAPERVLDLARLVETTPGVHLDGVTGYWGPATDDEVRNWDECGRAMARTLVEVAGEVRADGMTCPTVAVGGTPNALAVLDVPGVTEVCGGAYALWDSGSAEAGLCTLEDVAVSVRATVLDVADGAIRTDADELLADASQDWAPEIVAVRADGTPFTEARAGEVVDLIPAHLCPFVKKAGQLVVTDDDGRPEGKWDTLYFGQETNR